The following coding sequences lie in one Arachis ipaensis cultivar K30076 chromosome B05, Araip1.1, whole genome shotgun sequence genomic window:
- the LOC107644567 gene encoding eukaryotic translation initiation factor 5: protein MALQNIGAANSDDAFYRYKMPKMITKIEGRGNGIKTNIVNMVDIAKALARPASYTTKYFGCELGAQSKFDEKSGTSHVNGAHDTAKLAGLLENFIKKFVQCYGCGNPETEILITKSQMIQLKCAACGFVSDVDMRDKLTTFILKNPPETKKGSKDKKAMRRAEKERLKEGEMADEEQKKIKKEVKKKGSSTVKDGSTKPSTKKKASASDDDHISPTHSQVDEKEDASQEDDDDIQWQTDTSLEAARQRIQEQLSAVTADMVMLSTNEPEKNGKTATKASNGSQNGDSTNYSTLVELKAMLNKGVGAKDLQSHLAALPASAQDKTNALFEALFEGIEKGFGKEVIKKKSYLAAAVSMEEGSQLLLLGAIEAFCMKSTSSALKEVALILKALYDADVLEEENVLQWYQVGTKGINKDSKIWKNAKPFIDWLQSAESESEED from the coding sequence ATGGCCTTACAGAACATTGGTGCTGCAAACAGTGATGATGCCTTCTATAGGTATAAGATGCCCAAAATGATTACAAAAATCGAGGGTAGAGGGAATGGCATCAAGACAAATATTGTCAATATGGTTGACATTGCCAAGGCATTGGCAAGGCCAGCCTCTTACACAACCAAGTACTTTGGGTGTGAACTTGGAGCCCAGTCAAAGTTTGATGAGAAATCTGGTACTTCTCATGTTAATGGGGCGCACGACACTGCAAAACTTGCTGGCCTTCTTGAGAACTTCATCAAGAAATTTGTTCAATGTTATGGTTGTGGAAACCCCGAAACGGAGATATTGATTACCAAGAGCCAAATGATCCAGCTGAAATGTGCTGCCTGTGGTTTTGTGTCGGATGTGGATATGAGGGACAAGCTGACTACGTTTATTCTGAAGAACCCTCCGGAAACAAAGAAAGGATCCAAAGACAAGAAGGCCATGAGAAGAGCTGAGAAGGAGAGATTGAAGGAAGGTGAGATGGCTGATGAGGagcagaagaaaataaaaaaggaggTTAAGAAGAAAGGCTCATCTACTGTGAAGGATGGCTCTACAAAGCCATCCACTAAGAAGAAAGCTAGTGCCTCCGACGATGACCATATATCTCCTACTCACAGTCAAGTGGATGAGAAAGAAGATGCTTCTCAGGAAGATGATGATGACATCCAATGGCAAACAGATACATCACTAGAGGCTGCTCGCCAACGCATTCAAGAACAGCTAAGTGCTGTAACAGCTGATATGGTCATGCTCTCCACAAATGAGCCGGAGAAGAATGGAAAAACAGCAACCAAGGCAAGCAATGGTTCTCAAAATGGTGACTCAACTAACTACAGTACACTTGTTGAACTGAAGGCAATGCTGAATAAAGGTGTTGGGGCAAAGGATTTGCAGTCTCATCTGGCAGCACTTCCTGCATCTGCTCAAGACAAGACAAATGCTCTATTTGAGGCCTTATTTGAGGGCATCGAGAAAGGATTTGGAAAAGAAGTGATCAAGAAGAAGAGTTACCTTGCCGCTGCAGTCTCTATGGAGGAAGGATCACAGTTACTGTTGCTTGGTGCAATTGAGGCTTTCTGTATGAAGTCTACTTCCAGTGCTCTGAAGGAAGTTGCCCTTATTTTGAAGGCTCTGTATGATGCTGATGTACTGGAGGAAGAGAACGTATTGCAGTGGTATCAAGTTGGGACGAAGGGCATTAACAAGGACTCTAAGATATGGAAGAATGCCAAACCTTTCATTGATTGGCTTCAAAGTGCGGAATCAGAGTCAGAGGAAGATTGA